The Acidimicrobiales bacterium nucleotide sequence CGAAATGGCGATGCAACTCCTCGTCCGGGCTCATCACCCGGTGATCGCAGCAGCCGTCGAGGGTGACGTTGATCGAGTACCGGAGCGGTCTCATGGTTGCTCCCCCTTGCTGGGATCGAAGGCGTCACACCCCGAGGACGGTGCACCCGTAGCACCGGAGGACGGTTGCGGCAACCATGATCCCGGTTGTGAACCCGGCGAGGACTACACCGCCGATCGGCCGTCGGTCTCGTGATGGACATGGGCGCGTTGGCCGTCGCGGTCGAAGATCATGATCAGCTCGGCTGGGCCGTCGATGGCTGCGAAGGCGTGCGGCGTCATCGTGGCGAACTCGGCTGCTTCGCCCGCCTCGACGACGATGTCGCGCTCGCCGAGCGACAAGCGCACCCGCCCCTCGGTGACGAAGAACCAGTCATGACCCGGGTGGACGCGTTGCGTCGTCTTCCTGCGGGTCGGTTGGAACCGCATCTTGACGGCGATGGTTCTGCCGGTCGGTCGGCTCAGCATCCAGGTCGTGCGCGTACCCGACGTGCTGGGTGTCGGGCGGATGACGACGTCGTCGTCGCTGCGGAGGTCGAGCAGCGCATCGAGGTCGACCTGGAGGGCACCCGCCAGCGGCAGCAGGATGTCGAGGCTGATCGTGCGCTTGCCGGTCTCGACCCGGCTGACGGTGGAGGCGCTGAGGTTGGCGCGCTCGGCGACCTCGTCGAGCGACAGCCCAAGCGTGGTCCGGAGGCTCCGTAGCCGAGTCCGTACCGTCTGCTCGACTTTGTCGGGCCTCATGTCGCTCCTCCCCGTCTTGCAGATTCTGCAAGATCCCATGCGCTGTTGTGCGGTACACCGTACTGTTGCGACCATGAGCGGTCACGCTCCCCGTACCGTCGAGCGGCACACCGACGTCGCCGTGATCGGTGGGTCCGCCGCCGGGCTGTCCGCCGCCCTGCAGCTCGGCCGCCAGCGCCGGTCGGTGATCGTCGTCGACGCCGGCGAGCCCCGGAACGCCCCTGCCTCCCACATGCACGGCTACCTCGGCCGCGAAGGCGAGCCACCGTCGGCGCTGCTGGCCGCCGGTCGTGAGGAGGTCCGTAGCTACGGTGCCGAGGTCCTCGACGGCCGTGTGACCACGGTGACCCGGACGGACGAGGACCGCTTCCGCCTTGCGCTCGTGGGCGGTCATTCGGTCGTCGCTCGCCGGGTGCTCGCCGCGACCGGTCTGGTGGACGAGCTGCCGGACATCGAAGGCCTCGCCGAGCATTGGGGCGGTGATGTCGTCCACTGCCCGTTCTGCCACGGCTACGAGGTCCGCGACCGACGCATCGTGCAGCTCGTCACCCATCCGATGGGTCTGCACACGGCGCCGTTGTTCCGCCAGTTGAGCGCCCGGCTCACCGTCGTCGTACACGGCGACCTGGACGTGAACCGCGGCGAGCTGGACGCACTCCGCGCCGGTGGTGCGGACATCATCGACGGTCCGGTGCGTCGCATCGTCACCGGTGCCGACGGGCACGTCGCCGCCGTCGATGTGGACGGCGACGTTCGCATCGACGCCGACGTGGTCGTGGTCAGTCCGCGCTTTCGCGTCCGCGCCGGACCCTTCGTCCCGCTCGGTCTCGAACTGACACCGCATCCGAGCGGCCTCGGCGACGCCGTCACGACCGACGCCACCGGCGCTACGAGGGTGCCGGGCCTCTACGCCGCCGGCAACGTGACCGACCCGAGCCAGCAGCTGGCGCAGGCCGTCGCCAACGGCAGCCGGGTCGGCGCCATGATCAGCTTCAGCCTGGCCGACGACGACCTTCGGGGCCCGGACCGGCCGTCCGCCGGTTCGACCGACTGGGATCAACGCTACGGCGACGTCCCGATGTGGAGCGGGAACCCGAACGGCACGTTCGTCGACGAGGTCCGTGGCATCGCCGCGGGTCGCGCGCTCGACGTCGGTGCCGGTGAAGGAGGGGACGCGCTGTGGTTGGCCGAGCACGGTTGGGACGTGACGGCGAGCGACATCTCGCGACGCGCTCTCGAGCGCGTCGACGCCGAGGCCACACGCCGCGGGCTACGCGTCGAGTGCCGGCATGCAGATGCCAACGGGCTCGACCCGTTCGAAGCAGGCGCGTTCGACCTCGTGTCCGCGCAGTATGCGTCGATCCCCCGCACCCCTGACGACCGCGGTGTCTGCAACCTTCTGAACGCGGTCGCGCCGGGCGGCACGTTGCTCGTGGTGAGCCACGACCTCGGGCCCATGCGGGCGCCGATCGACACGTCGACCCACAGCCGGGCGTTCGACCCGGATGCCTACGTCCGCGTCGACGACATCGTTGCCGCGATCGCCGACTCGTCGGCGTGGGACATCGAGGTTCACGGGACGAGACCTCGGCCCCTCGGAGCGGCGTCAGCGTCGCACCACGTCGACGACCTCGTGTTGCGGGCCCGACGCCGAATCAGCTGAGAAGAGACCCGGACCCGATCCTGCGATGTCGGCCGGGACCGCCGGCTGTGAGCCGGACGCTGCCGCTCGCCAGCCGGCGGACCGCTGACCGGGCGGGCGCTGGCCGGCGGCCGGTGGGGCCGCGGCCGTGGCCGGGCCGGGGCCGGGCCGGCTAGCCCCGGTGCGACCGGTTCTTGTCCACGACGGCGCCCAGGATGAGCACGAAGCCCAGCAGGCGGACGACGTAGAGGGCGACCCGCGGGTCGGCGCCGGGGTCGCTCAGGGCGAGCGCCACCGCGTTCGCGGAGAAGACGGCGAAGGCGGCGGCGAACAGCGCGAACAGCCGGTCTCCCGAGCGTCGCCAGAACTTGAGGAACGACAGGGCGGCGACGAGCGATCCCATGGCGATGACGCCGGACAGCAGTTGCCTCATTCGGCGTCCCACACCAAGCCGTAGACGAGCAGGACCATGCCGGCGGCCGCGGGTACAAGCCGCCACGTCGACAGGTCGGCGTCCGGGACCACGATGAGGTCGACCACCAGCACGACGTTGTTGAGCCCGAGGCCGGCGAAGCACAGCCCGCTCCACAACAGGAGGCGGGTCCGAGTCCGGAGGTAGGCCCGCAGCAGCAGCACGGCGCAGGTGACGCTCGTCACGGCGCAGAGGAGGTAGACCGCTTCTGCCATCTCAGTCCTCGTCTCTCAAGCGGAAGGCGTCGGAGAAGTCGCGGATCGGCCCGCTCGGCCTCGAGAAGATGATCGAGACGATGGCCACGCGATAGGTCGGGTAGAGCTCGGCCAGGCGCGCCACGAGCTCGGCGTCGCCGGCGCGCCTCGGGCGGAGACGGAAGGCCTCGCCCTCCCGGGCGAGGAGGCCGGAGCGGGCGAGGTGGCCGAGGGCGGCGGCCGCCTGTTCGGGCTCCACCCGGAGCTCGCGGCCCACGGACGCCGCCGTCCACGTCATGTCGGGCTGGCCGTGCACCAGCAGGAGGACCTCCAGCTGGACGGCGCTCGTGAAGCACCGCTCGACGAAGGAGCGGAGATCGGCCGGAAAGTCCCCCTTTGCGATCGACGGACGCTACCGGGCGGGCGGCCCCGTGGGGTGGTCCTCGGGCCTGACGTCACGGCATCACCGGATGGTCTCGATCGACGGCCTCGCGACCGAGTCCCCGAGCACGGGGCACCACGTGCCGGTGTCGCCGATTCACGGAGTCGGAGGCAGCTGGCGGCGTGCGAACGGCGTGCCGGCGCGTTCGATCCGTCCGTGCGTTGCATCATCGGGTCGTGAGCGATCCCATCCACGTTGGCCGGCTGGATCCAGCCGAGTGGCTCGGCCGATCTGTCCGCGTGGTCATTGATCGGTCGCTCAGGTCCCTGCATCCGAGCGGCACATTCCGGTACGAGCACAACTACGGCTTCATCCCGGGGTTCATCGCCGCGGATGGCGAGGAGCTCGACGCGTACGTCCTTGGCCCGACGGAGCCCCTCGACGAGTATGTCGGCACCGTCATCGCCGTCGTTCTCAGGGACGACGACATCGACGACAAGCTCGTCGTGGGCGACGCGCGCGACTGGACGGCAGACATCGTCACAGTCGATCAGGTTCCAAGAGCAGTTCTTCGGCTCGACCGTCTCACCGGGGCTTGAGCACCCCGGCTCGCACCGGACGCGGCACGAGGACGCCTGCCTCGCCGGCCCGCGCGCCGGAACGGCGGTTCTTCACCGGCCCAGAACCACACGCATGACCGCTTGCACGTCACCTGCCAAGGAGGCGCTCGAGCTGGTCGGCGAGGTCCTCGGGGAAGACGGTTTCGCCCGTGCTGCGGAGCTCCTCGACGGACCACCACCGATGGCTCCGGAACGTTGCCAACTCGGTGGCCGTCCATCGGGTGAGGGCCGGTTCGAACGTCGGCGTGCGGACGAGGAAGAACCACTCCTCCTGGTCGTACTCCGTTCCTTCGAACTCCCAGGCGAACATCCTCGTGAAGACGACGGGCCCCGGCTCCTCTACCACCAGGCCCGTTTCCTCGAACACCTCACGAATGGCGGCGTCCTCAGGCGTCTCCCCCGCTTCCACGGCGCCGCCGACGGGGAACCACCACGCTGGTCGGTCGGGCTTGGTGCGGTCGATTCCGCTGAGGAGAAGAACGTGCCGGCGATCGTCGACGAGCAGCACCTTGGAGCTGTGTCTTCGAACGCCCACCGCCCCTCATTCTCGCCGACGACCCGGCGTTCCGGCGACGTCCGTAGCGGTTGCAAGCCCCTGCAAGACTGGCCACCGTGATCGTCGATTGTGCCGTGTACAGAAACGGGAAGCGTGCTCCCGAGCCGCTCGACCTGAACAACGCGCTCAACACCGCCCGAGCCGATGGCGGGTTCGTGTGGATCGGGCTCCACGAACCGACCGGCGACGAGTTCTCCAGCGTCGCCGAGGCGTTCGGCCTCCACCCCCTGGCCGTCGAGGACGCCATCCACGCCCAGCAAAGGCCGAAGCTGGAGCGCTACGGCGACAGCCTGTTCATGGTGTTCAAGCCAGCACGGTACGTGGACGCCGAAGAGGTCGTCGAGGTCGGCCAGATCATGGTCTTCCTCGGGTCGGAGTTCGTGGTCACGGTGCGCCACGGCGAGTCGACGGAGCTCGCTGACGTGCGCCGGATGCTGGAGGAGGACCCGGCCCGCTTGGACTGGGGGCCAGGGGCGGTGCTCCACGCCATCGCCGACAAGGTGGTCGATGACTACGCGGCCGTGATGGTCGGCCTCGACGACGACATCGACCAGATCGAGCAGCACGTGTTCGCCGGACCGAAGGCCACCCACGCCGAGCGGATCTTCAAGCTCAAGCGAGAGCTACTCGACTTCCGGCGGGCGGTCGACCCTCTCGAAGCACCCCTCGCCGAGCTGGCGGCCGGGGTGAAGCCCGTCGACGAACGCTCGTCGAACTACTTCCGCAACGTCCACGACCACGTGCTTCGGGCGTCAGAGCACCTCGCCGGCCTGGACGCTCTGCTCGACAGCGCGCTCAATGCCAACGTCGCCCAGGTGGGAATGCGACAGAACGAGGACATGCGCAAGATCTCGGCGTGGGTCGCCATCATCGCCACGCCGACCTTGATCGCGGGCATCTACGGCATGAACTTCGAGCACATGCCGGAACTGGAGTGGGTCGTCGGCTACCCGGTCGCGCTGGCGGTGATGGTCACGGTGTGCATCCTCTTGTACCGGAACTTCAAACGGCGGGAATGGCTTTGAGCGACGGCCCTTTGGGGACCAATGCTTCGGAACGCGGGCGCCTCCGCCTCGGTTCCCTGGCAGCGGACGACGAGCCTCAAGTGCGAACGAGCCGCAGCGAGTGGATCCGGATCCACACGAGGGTCGGGATGGGGAGAGGCCGGCAGAGCCGCGGCGTGACGCGGCGGACGGTGCCGATCGGTACCCCATCGAAGGACTGATAGGAGGTGATCACCTGGGCGGCGCGCGCCCAGGTCCCGAACGCCGTTGCCGTGTAGTCATGTCGACGGATGAGCCCGTCTCGGCCGATGTGCAGCGTGTGAACGCGGCCGTGACCGGCGATCGTGTCCGGGAGCGTGATCCGGAGCCGACGGAGAGCACCGGCGTCGGGAGGGCGGTCGACACGCTCGGCCCGAGCGAGGAGGAGTGGCAGGGTCATGTAGGTCCACATGGCGGCTGAGGCGAAGGTGCCGAGATCTTCGGGCTGCCACCGGAACCGACGTGAACCGGAGCGCAGGCCGGCGAGCCGCGACTTCAGTTCCTCGCTGCTGGTGACGTTGACCGTCCATGGCCTGGGACCGTCGGCGGTGAGGGCAATCTCTTGGCGGACCGGGCTCAGGCGCGCCTCGACATGTGCCAGTGCGTGAGCCTGTCGTTTGGCGGCGAAGGCGAGCCCGCCACTCGAGAACGAGACGTCGATGTAGTCGGCAGCGGCCATGGACGCAGCGCCGTGCGCGTCGGCCACTTCGCGTGCGAGGTCGAGCGCGGCGAGGGCGATCATCGGCTGACTGCGGTGGCCAACCCGGCGATCTCGTCAGCGAGCTCGGTCGGGCACTCGTGTGGAAGGAAGTGGCCCACGCCCTCGAAGATGCGCAGGCGGCCGTTCGCGGCAGCGGCGGTGCGCTCGGCCTGTTCCACCGGGAAGAAGGGATCTCGGTCGCCCCACCCGACGAGCACCGGGACCTCGACGGACTCCAGCGCCGCGGCGACCGGCGCGTACAGCTCGGGCAGGCTCGAGAGCGCTTCGGAGAAGATTGCCGCGATGGTTCGCCGCTGGGGCCTGTCGCCGACGTAGACGTCGGCATCGGGTGGCGGCGATCCCGGCCCGGTTCCTTGACGGAGCATGAGCCGGAGCGAGGGAGCCGTGAAGAGCAGTCGCGAGAACAGCCCACCCAGCATCGGGGCGTTGGCCAGCGACAACGGGAACGGGATCGGTGTGTCGGGGAACATGTTGCCCGAGAGCAACGACAAGGCGGCGACGAGATCTGGGCGGCCTGCCGCGAGAAGGGCGCTCACGGGGGCACCGAAGTCATGTCCGACGACGGTTGCCCCACGCACCCCGACGTCGTCGAGCAGGGCCGCGACGCCGGCCGCCTGCGCCGCGGGGCCGACGGCGTCGATGGTGGGGCTCGTCGGGCCGTCGCTCGCGCCGAACCCGACGAGGTCGGGCGTGACGACGTCGAACGAACCGTCGAGCGCAGCCTCCACCCGCGCCCACGCCCGGCCCTGCCCGGGAATGCCGTGCAGCAACACGACCGTGGGCCCGCTGCCGCTTCGTCGATAGGCCAGCCCCTCGCCTGCACGCATGCCGCCCTCCTCATCTACTCCATATAGTGTAGTAGACTCCACCGGGTGGGCGAACGCAAGTCCTACGGTCAGTTCTGTGGGCTGGCTCGCGCTCTCGACCGGGTCGGGGACCGTTGGAGCCTGCTCATCGTGCGCGAGCTGCTGATCGGAGACCGCACCTTCCGAGCACTGGAGAGCGCCCTCAGCGGGA carries:
- a CDS encoding helix-turn-helix domain-containing protein; translation: MRPDKVEQTVRTRLRSLRTTLGLSLDEVAERANLSASTVSRVETGKRTISLDILLPLAGALQVDLDALLDLRSDDDVVIRPTPSTSGTRTTWMLSRPTGRTIAVKMRFQPTRRKTTQRVHPGHDWFFVTEGRVRLSLGERDIVVEAGEAAEFATMTPHAFAAIDGPAELIMIFDRDGQRAHVHHETDGRSAV
- a CDS encoding bifunctional NAD(P)/FAD-dependent oxidoreductase/class I SAM-dependent methyltransferase, with the protein product MSGHAPRTVERHTDVAVIGGSAAGLSAALQLGRQRRSVIVVDAGEPRNAPASHMHGYLGREGEPPSALLAAGREEVRSYGAEVLDGRVTTVTRTDEDRFRLALVGGHSVVARRVLAATGLVDELPDIEGLAEHWGGDVVHCPFCHGYEVRDRRIVQLVTHPMGLHTAPLFRQLSARLTVVVHGDLDVNRGELDALRAGGADIIDGPVRRIVTGADGHVAAVDVDGDVRIDADVVVVSPRFRVRAGPFVPLGLELTPHPSGLGDAVTTDATGATRVPGLYAAGNVTDPSQQLAQAVANGSRVGAMISFSLADDDLRGPDRPSAGSTDWDQRYGDVPMWSGNPNGTFVDEVRGIAAGRALDVGAGEGGDALWLAEHGWDVTASDISRRALERVDAEATRRGLRVECRHADANGLDPFEAGAFDLVSAQYASIPRTPDDRGVCNLLNAVAPGGTLLVVSHDLGPMRAPIDTSTHSRAFDPDAYVRVDDIVAAIADSSAWDIEVHGTRPRPLGAASASHHVDDLVLRARRRIS
- a CDS encoding DUF5985 family protein, producing MRQLLSGVIAMGSLVAALSFLKFWRRSGDRLFALFAAAFAVFSANAVALALSDPGADPRVALYVVRLLGFVLILGAVVDKNRSHRG
- a CDS encoding DUF5985 family protein yields the protein MAEAVYLLCAVTSVTCAVLLLRAYLRTRTRLLLWSGLCFAGLGLNNVVLVVDLIVVPDADLSTWRLVPAAAGMVLLVYGLVWDAE
- a CDS encoding inorganic diphosphatase — translated: MSDPIHVGRLDPAEWLGRSVRVVIDRSLRSLHPSGTFRYEHNYGFIPGFIAADGEELDAYVLGPTEPLDEYVGTVIAVVLRDDDIDDKLVVGDARDWTADIVTVDQVPRAVLRLDRLTGA
- a CDS encoding NUDIX domain-containing protein — protein: MLLVDDRRHVLLLSGIDRTKPDRPAWWFPVGGAVEAGETPEDAAIREVFEETGLVVEEPGPVVFTRMFAWEFEGTEYDQEEWFFLVRTPTFEPALTRWTATELATFRSHRWWSVEELRSTGETVFPEDLADQLERLLGR
- the corA gene encoding magnesium/cobalt transporter CorA, giving the protein MIVDCAVYRNGKRAPEPLDLNNALNTARADGGFVWIGLHEPTGDEFSSVAEAFGLHPLAVEDAIHAQQRPKLERYGDSLFMVFKPARYVDAEEVVEVGQIMVFLGSEFVVTVRHGESTELADVRRMLEEDPARLDWGPGAVLHAIADKVVDDYAAVMVGLDDDIDQIEQHVFAGPKATHAERIFKLKRELLDFRRAVDPLEAPLAELAAGVKPVDERSSNYFRNVHDHVLRASEHLAGLDALLDSALNANVAQVGMRQNEDMRKISAWVAIIATPTLIAGIYGMNFEHMPELEWVVGYPVALAVMVTVCILLYRNFKRREWL
- a CDS encoding alpha/beta hydrolase codes for the protein MRAGEGLAYRRSGSGPTVVLLHGIPGQGRAWARVEAALDGSFDVVTPDLVGFGASDGPTSPTIDAVGPAAQAAGVAALLDDVGVRGATVVGHDFGAPVSALLAAGRPDLVAALSLLSGNMFPDTPIPFPLSLANAPMLGGLFSRLLFTAPSLRLMLRQGTGPGSPPPDADVYVGDRPQRRTIAAIFSEALSSLPELYAPVAAALESVEVPVLVGWGDRDPFFPVEQAERTAAAANGRLRIFEGVGHFLPHECPTELADEIAGLATAVSR